A single region of the Asterias amurensis chromosome 19, ASM3211899v1 genome encodes:
- the LOC139951266 gene encoding uncharacterized protein — METLFFQSHHGTNPFKDEPLPPAHYHPSLQKQLSGNEKQTKLSPTRPPKNVAISSSSSQAKPVEKSSPAEREFLRKRNTMLAKELPTHDTPSPGNASSKFDESWPTSERPSTIDSPGDYQAPDSSIPAQSSEIHKVPGTSRNTQSSLSSTGTDYLAQWRNRYNKPGTEVQQSKPIPAEGSTLAKYIQRFRYSEPKSRQERQQDKRATAAGKDFWWLSPPSRTSTPSDIGDFTSASSRDATQDRAPHQRVEGPGRREGYRGRVTSSSSGSITEGDRGRVEGPGRQERYLRRVASTSSASPPEGIRDTETEELQSRAEKLLERSESSILSEPAVSSEGLGFSPGSSDYQEPKYVPREVPRPCPQVPMGTGYQIAPRKALRPEEDILHQWRVRRRLEEARRQTLRPGLQRDALQPEKPHFEGTRLEEFRNRLKQQEHFSQIKSGTRQANPSKPMTQTLGTDPMPQTIATQTNGTLPSAVENSPVRDEDIFKGPGKCSQMLEGSVQREPVRPHAHNLHRKTGRDVDHQLNYEYANEAEMGKPIIASPSIKQTNQTVPPHLHMACDIIPCRQDPLLDKHQHGDVKRSKDSTSNKWIKLRYDERDSSRATKDVSTSDSTLKADSRSIDDDSIHVKIPRPATHPFPSQTSSGHATTATQEETPFPSMTSRANSRLIDDDPIHLKMPRPNPATHLQPSQTSSRHATAKNIIMEEPQDATSSQPTTSRAYIRPTDHDPIHLKMKMPRPAKHFVSSQVSSRHTIAEGESSLERTRQRLEFEEEEETVQDGEGDETMQSGDDTLRVTADEDSEASMKTTPSGSNADESHGPTTSLLGAAVGQVISDRLFTTPKNVAASPEWSTDTLPSMHSSLQSHDSRVSAADQGRFGGEEVTDGSSTSSDGEEFAEDELLQLLRRRRAQHENQLQELDHLILARTSVT; from the exons ATGGAAACACTGTTCTTTCAAAGCCATCATGG AACCAACCCATTTAAGGATGAACCTCTACCTCCAGCTCATTATCATCCAAGTCTCCAGAAACAACTTTCAGGGAATGAGAAAcag ACAAAACTGAGCCCAACTAGACCCCCGAAGAATGTCGCCATCTCTTCATCCTCTTCCCAAGCCAAACCAGTTGAAAAGTCAAGCCCAGCAGAAAGAGAATTCCTCCGAAAAAGGAACACAATGTTGGCCAAAGAATTACCCACTCACGACACGCCAAGTCCTGGCAACGCATCATCTAAGTTTGACGAATCCTGGCCGACAAGCGAGCGACCATCAACGATTGATAGTCCGGGTGATTATCAGGCGCCTGATTCGTCAATCCCAGCACAGAGCAGTGAAATCCACAAAG TTCCAGGAACCAGCAGAAATACCCAGTCTTCCTTGTCGTCAACTGGAACTGACTACCTAGCTCAGTGGAGAAACAGATACAACAAACCAGGGACTGAAGTGCAGCAATCAAAGCCTATACCAGCTGAGGGGTCTACATTGGCCAA ATACATCCAGAGGTTTCGCTACAGTGAACCGAAAAGCCGTCAAGAACGGCAGCAGGACAAACGAGCGACTGCCGCCGGCAAAGACTTCTGGTGGCTTTCTCCTCCCTCACGGACATCAACGCCTTCGGACATCGGCGATTTCACAAGTGCCTCATCGAGGGATGCAACACAAGACAGAGCACCTCATCAGAGGGTAGAGGGACCAGGGAGGCGTGAGGGTTACAGAGGGAGGGTAACATCATCCTCATCGGGGTCTATTACTGAGGGAGATAGAGGCAGGGTTGAGGGACCAGGGAGGCAAGAGAGGTACCTCAGGAGGGTAGCCTCAACCTCATCAGCATCGCCTCCTGAGGGGATAAGAGACACAGAGACTGAGGAGCTACAGTCAAGAGCAGAGAAGCTCCTTGAAAGAAG TGAGTCGAGTATTTTAAGCGAGCCAGCTGTAAGTTCCGAAGGTCTAGGGTTCTCTCCTGGTTCTTCAGACTACCAGGAACCAAAATATGTTCCCCGAGAGGTACCCAGACCCTGTCCTCAGGTACCCATGGGTACTGGGTACCAGATAGCACCCAGAAAGGCGTTACGCCCAGAGGAGGATATTCTTCACCAGTGGCGTGTTCGTCGGAGACTGGAGGAGGCTCGTAGACAGACATTGAGACCTGGACTGCAGAGGGACGCCTTGCAACCTGAG AAACCACACTTTGAAGGAACCAGACTGGAAGAATTTAGAAATCGTCTCAAACAGCAAGAGCATTTTAGTCAAATAAAGTCTGGTACCCGCCAAGCAAACCCTTCCAAACCAATGACACAGACACTGGGGACTGATCCAATGCCTCAAACTATAGCAACTCAGACCAATGGCACACTGCCCTCTGCTGTTGAGAATAGTCCAGTCAGAGATGAAGACATTTTTAAAGGTCCTGGAAAATGTTCTCAGATGTTAGAGGGCAGTGTTCAGAGGGAACCAGTGAGGCCACATGCCCACAACCTGCATAGAAAGACAGGCAGAGATGTTGATCACCAGTTAAATTACGAATATGCAAATGAAGCTGAGATGGGCAAGCCAATCATAGCAAGCCCCAGCATCAAACAGACCAATCAGACCGTCCCTCCTCATCTGCATATGGCATGTGACATCATACCCTGCCGGCAAGATCCTTTACTGGACAAGCATCAGCATGGTGACGTCAAACGAAGCAAAGACTCCACTAGTAATAAATGGATTAAGTTAAGATATGATGAAAGGGATTCATCAAGAGCAACCAAAGATGTGAGCACTTCCGATTCCACATTAAAAGCAGACTCTAGATCCATAGATGATGATTCGATCCATGTCAAGATACCACGCCCGGCAACGCATCCTTTTCCATCACAGACATCATCTGGACATGCTACAACAGCAACCCAAGAGGAGACCCCTTTCCCCTCGATGACATCAAGAGCAAATTCAAGACTCATAGATGACGATCCCATCCATCTCAAGATGCCAAGGCCAAACCCGGCAACGCATCTTCAACCCTCTCAAACATCATCTAGACATGCTACCGCTAAGAACATCATCATGGAGGAACCCCAAGATGCGACCTCTTCCCAACCGACAACCTCAAGAGCATACATTAGACCCACAGATCATGATCCCATCCATCTTAAGATGAAGATGCCACGCCCGGCAAAGCATTTTGTTTCCTCTCAAGTATCATCTAGACATACGATAGCTGAAGGAGAAAGCTCTCTGGAGAGAACTCGGCAGAGACTGGAGTtcgaggaggaggaggagacgGTACAAGATGGAGAAGGCGATGAGACCATGCAGTCAGGCGATGACACTCTGAGGGTTACGGCAGATGAGGACAGTGAAGCCAGCATGAAGACAACACCCTCAGGTAGTAATGCAGATGAATCTCATGGTCCGACAACATCCCTTCTTGGTGCGGCGGTCGGTCAG GTGATTTCAGATCGGCTTTTTACGACGCCAAAGAATGTTGCTGCTTCGCCTGAGTGGAGTACGGATACCCTTCCCAGCATGCACTCCTCCCTCCAGTCACATGACTCCAGGGTCTCTGCAGCAGACCAAG